AGCAATGGGTGGTCCAAGTAGGCCTCCGCTGCTGCGTATGAGCATGAAGAACCCCAGCGCACTTCCCAGCCTGTGGATGCCAACAACCTCGGCTAGCACCGTGATGTGGATGGCGACAGTAGCGCCATAAACCAGGCCGTATGCTGTGCTGAAACCAACCAGCTCAGGAAACGAGGAAGCCAgagggcagaggaggaggacggTGCCCAGCAGGATCACGGACAATGTCAGCTGATGCAcctgtttggaaaaaaagacacaagagACAGACAAGACCTGAGCTGCTTTACTTACAGTTCACTCTTTACACTTCTGCACTTCTTCTTTGCAGGTCCTGgttgacaaaaagtaaaatactATCTTTCCTTTCTTAAAAAGAGTGAAGCCTGATTGATGGTACTGGGCTGAGTCTTTGCTGCAGCATACAGTATGTCGTAGGTTTATGTAGTCCTGAACTTAGACTAAGACCTATGCAAGAAGCTGACGTGCATCCCCTCATAAATATAActacacacagaaacaacaacactgtaaatggttGGCTGGATGACTGCCAGCCTCTGAGTAAAATCTACAGGCATTTTGTGTGCAGTAGAGTGAAACAAATGGCTATTGACGAAAATGCAATCAGCCAAATCCACTTGCTTGCATCcgaaaatatcagaaatttatTTCCTCATCCAGGTCTTTCTCAGGCACAGAACAAGTACAAAACAAAATTCCCCTGTCTTCTGCCGTAGCTGATTCAGTGGCCATACTCTCCATCTCCTCCGATGCCCTCTGTCTTTTGTTTTGCAGTAACTTCAGTATAATTGGTCACTGCTCAATATTTACCAGCTTCAACTACAGCGTAATATACTTGCtttcagttgccatggttccCTGTACACAGAAAGGCAGGACCAGGaactgggataaaagtggcattgCTGAGTATTGTTtggattagggctgaacgatttgcaaaaataatgtaattgcaattttcccccaaatattgcAACTGCGATTTAATATACGATtattcttatgtatttttttaacaaattcaagcaataaatcattccatgTTATACCCTACAATCAGCCAggacactcatcatacatttaaccattttattgcaaagttGATTTACTACacttttacttggcagagaaggctctgctcaaaaaaagctccctgggttagtcaagcagctgctttgactttgcagagagcacatggctagaaatcCCTATATAGATACACACATTTATTACAtcgtgtattgaaaacaatgaaatcattCAGGAGCAATAAattcatagtagcatgaatctgattatgggggtgcaacaagctttatgctgtatAGAAGGCGGCTGGGGGGGGGGTgaagctggctgtcagctgatcacaacttggggtatgacttttgtgaacTAACCATCAATTTTAGATAGacttaactatttatttttgctcatattgaaaatctgatgtcatttgctttgatAAAGGGAATGAACCTTTTCATGtccctcattttgattaaggaaaacatacataaaacacaaaaaggaggatttttttaaccattataaaaaaattgacacttgaatgtttgcataatgtgcgtAAAATCTCTgcaactgtaaatatttattaaactggtgttctgatacatttcatgttaaagaaatattgcaacttgtgTGATTTGtgaattgcagcaggccatattgtgatttaatctaattttaatctaatttcccagccctagtttggATGAAGTATTGCAGAGTGATGCAGACACACTATCACATAAGTATGTGGTGCTCAAGGCTGCATATGTCACCCTGGCATTAGTACAGTGTAGATTCAGATCAGAAGTACAATCCAAGCTGAAGACTTTTAATTTTCAGCAGATGATTACTCTAGCTAAGCACTAAAAAAAGGAGCCATGGGAACAGTGGACTGCCGTCTCCCCAAAAGTCTGCTTTAAAGGTTCATGTACACAGCAAATTCCACTGTTAGCGCAATCTGAGTCCAGTCAGCATGTTTTTTCTCCAGTGTGTACAATAACAACATGCAGCAAGTGTACTTGCTTTTCAAAGCATATCTTTTAgcctgtctggggctttaacatAAGCTGCATGCTGCAACAGATCAACTTGGTTCATCTTGAGCCCAGCACTGCAGTAACCTGatatgccagatggatttgttttacacatccatttggtaaaccttccatagacagtgtttgggaaagggcagagcctttgaaaaacaaaacttggaGGAtaattggatgaacattctgtcacatctttatggggcaatcagaacaacaaaagaagtgacatcgtagccgctactgaggtgcgccgctaccgaggagtaaactccatagagaactgcataacatgaaccatggtgactatagatatgtcagtacatgacttttatcgttgttgaaaagaaaacaactcactgctgttctttgatcttcttttaatgaagaaatgttgtcaagttctgataaaactgacgctttagcagcatccacgcagCATCTTTtcactgcttgcttatgtcacgactctgctgcacccaaAAGTACCGCCTCTTggtcctgattggtcctgtcactttctagctggccccaaactgttcagatgggaactttgcaaaaatggattcgccagtgagaaacatggaaatgggcttatccatctgctttgcaaggttagcactGCAGCAGTTCATATACTCTTTCTCTCCACTTACCtcctcagtttttatttttgtcaccaCAATTTGTGAACAGCGGCTGTTATGTAATTTTGACGTCTATTTCAAATTGATCTTCATCTTTCACACAAGAATTGCACATTTTTGGTATGAGGTATTACTcgttttaaaaagtaaactgGACCTACTGTTTTGACCAGTCTCAGGTTTGCCACCCAGCCGAAGAACACCCTTCCAAACAGGTCCAACACTGCAGAGATGGACACGAGTGCGGCCGCCTGGTACTCTTCCATGCCTCTACTCCGAGCATATGGAACCAGGAAGAGAGCGGGTGCAAAGAAACCCAGAGCTGCAAACACTCCAAACATTGAGTAGACCATGAAACGAGGATTTGCGATGAGGGTGTAATCCACATAGCGAAGGATTTTGGTCCTGAGTTCACCCCTTCGACTCATGTCTGAGTCTTGAGTCTTGTTGGGTGCCTCTTTAAGGTCATCAGGAAGGGCGTCACTTGTCTCATGATCAACAGAGAGTCTGCTCCCTATGTGCCCCTCAGCATCCTCTGTTGGTAGCAGTTCCAGGGACAAGCCTTCCTCCTGTGCTTTGACCTCACTTATCAAGTCTCTGGGGGCTTTTAGAGGCCTCAACAGCACCCCGCACATGCACAGGTGTAGCTGGAGTCCACCCAGGATCAACAAAGCACCCCTCCATGAGTAGCTGTCAATCAGCAGCTGGAACAGGGGTGTGAGGACAAAGGTAAGGATGCACTCTCCAGCGCTGGCCAGGGCGTTTGCAACTGGACGCCTCTTCTCAAAGTACAAGCCCAGCATTGTCACCGTGGGGGTCCATGTTAGCGCATAGCCAAACCCTGCAGTGAGACTGACAGCTGGTATCAtatatgtttgcatgttttcttagTGTGCATTTGCATCAAATTACTCACCGTTTAAGAATCCCACAGTTAAGTAGAGCTCAATCACATTACGAGAAAAAGAGCCAAACACGACTCCGAGGCTACTGATCAGACCTCCCACTATCACCACAGAGCGATGGCATAAGTGAGCACTCAGAGCAGATGCTACAGGAGCTGCAGAGGGACACACATGAGGTTCAGCAATAATCCTAATGACAGAGTCACAACAGTTCACCAGTATGATGTAGGTAAGAGTACAGTAGGTTAGAAGTGTTTTCCTGTGCAATTATTTGTAATATTTAGAGCAATAACCCTGACAATTTAATATGCGTAGAAGAATTTGTTTTCTATTCTCTGTTAAAAAGGCATTTACACTGATCacaaacttctgtttttttaaagtttgttcagtcatttttactttcatttgatTGCAAAAGTTGaataattaaacacaaaaagaagactgtttctttgaatcatcatgtAGCAGTGAGCCATCTAGTGGTCAGAACAACAAGTGGTTCTTGCAGAGTGACTTAAAGGCCAAATTGACAAAGTTGAACAAATATGGAAGAAGGGTTGCCAACTTTTCTTGAGCGCCAAATAAGGGGGAACATGTTTTGTTTGGGGCAAACAGGTGTGGGTGTGATGGGGGGGCATTGTTTATCGgcaaaaatatatacagtacatttGAAGTGTAGCTTTGTgaaaacaatactttttgaaagtTTATATCAATACACctccttttttcccaaattgGCCCcctaaactagggctgtcaaactaaGTCagagcaggggccagattctggattcaggtctaacctgagggcctgcCAGGGTCACCTTTtgaaccagaaactgtcaacctcatttcaccagtaatgagTATGAAAAAACTTtgcactgataataaatgattttgacatttaaaagttaaaaagataagtttaaaggctcacaatctgagaaaagtaaacttagttcaaaaagatcaaaacaggaaatagaaattgaaaaataagtttttttaaaggcaaatatatctgaacgaaagtcaaaatcatgagtttaaaaggtcaaaatatgaaataaaatttgtaatcatgaaattaaaattccaAATATGATTCgaaattttaaattgtgcatcagaaaggtcaaactatgggattatgaagtcaaagttcgGAGCagaaaataagagataaaatacaaaaatattggttaaaaaggtcataaTCTGAATTATAAACttgaattatgaatcttaaagctggGAACAAAGAAGAAGTTTTGActaaagaagtcaaaattaagagttgaaatgctcaaagtatgatataaaaagtaaaaatactaaTTTTCattcctaattgtgagatgtaaaattgaaaatataaaattaaaacacaatttatttctttttccacattcttgacttcttatctaatgatctttactccttactttttcagattttatgacttaacaaggatatcttaaattatCAAGGatacatttacattattttacttgaGGTAATCTGCAGACCtaagactgatggaccagttataacagaaatatgagatcatcttgtgggccagatttggcccccaagCCTTGAGTTTTACACCCCTGCCCTAAACCAACAATTGATGTCACAGACCTTCATTAAAGaacaatataaaacatttttcttttagacAGAGGATTAAAACATGGCCACAAGTAAccgtgcaaagcagatggatttggaCCCCACTGACCAACTTCACCATCATCTTGCTTGCTTCTTCTTGCTTGTAGAGCATTTTAGTCAGGTTTATCCATACTTTCTTTACCTATGTGTGTGAGCCGTGGCCATCTGAATGACACCATTCAATATCCAGACTCGTTAAGTGGTATCTAATACTTATGATTCTGTAGGTTACCAGATGCATATCAGAGTGGTTGTGATTGGATGGCAGGTGCATTATGGGTTTTGAATACCAAGTTTACTGCATTTATTACCAATTCATCTTTATTGAGAACCTGCTATCAGAATTCTTCTTTCTCTGCCTCTCATGGAGATACAACTAATACATAATTCTCCATGTAGTGTGGCTACCCCTGCATGTTTTAATATGAAGTGAAGCTTTTCTCctaattttcatagaaatactTTTAAAGGAAGCATAATTACCATTAAACATCTCAACCTGATTAGTCTGGATAACTGAAATGCCATCTAAATGCAAGACAAAGTTACAAGCAGTGATGTGCCGTTCATGAATTAACTAGTTCTCTTATGTGAATGACTCCCATTTAAGGACCAGTTTCCGTTTTCCATTTTAGTagttttacagaaataaaaagccaaaatggtaccaaatttGGAAAATACCAAATATCAGAGTCCCTGCCTCCTTAAAAGAAAGGTGGTAATCTTATGTGGATTATGTCCAATATGGAAACAAATAACAAAAGACATTGTGATATTTACCCACGATGTGGATGGTAGCTACAGCGATAGAAGTGATCCAAGATGTTGCCGTAGCTGTGGTTTCAAAGTACTGGTGTATCTCCACATAGAAAACACCAAAGGCCTTAATGACCCCAAATGTCAGGCCAAAGACCAGGAAGCAGGCGAGCAGGACGAACCAGGCGTAGCCTCCATCAGGTACTGATGCTGGTTTTTCAGGTACCCCCTTCTCCCTCTGGGCCTTCTCGGAAGACTTCATGGTTCTCTGCTCTAGTCTCTGCAACACTCAGATCTCTGTAGGAAAAGACCAAATCAGActtaaataactttaataagttgggaaataaagcaaaacacaaTGGCTCAAgactgtgtgtatttttttttctgaaggaACTGCACATCCCACATTCCTCTGTAATTTCCTTAATCTAGTGAATAATCATTCAGTGATAACTTTTCCAACCAAACCCATTAAACTATATTTGGGTCAGCTTTTCCAAATATTTACTGAcctctttttcaaattttaaatcattagcTAATAAATTAGATAATTGCttctatgaaataaaatacaaaaattctTTTGATTCTGTTCTATCACTATAAGTTCAACCCATAATTACCCAACACTGATCGAATGGCAACTAGACTGGTTACAAAATCTTGAAGACGTTTCGCCTCCTCTCCAAAAGTCTTCTTCAGTTCTGAGGAACTGAAATTGCCCAGCCAGCAAGTCCATGTGGGCCCCTTATGGGTTATTTGTGGGTTACAGTATGGATCCCATGTGAGTttggccccacctgtgattgcccatgtgaactgcaagaATAGATCGGCCTGAAAGAGACCCATACAGGCCCCATCTAGAGATCCTTGCAATTGCCCATGTTTAATACAAGTGGGCTCTATCTTGGATCTCTAGAGGTGGGTTTATGGGTTTATACGATTGGCattattgcattttgttttatttatattttttacactgccccatcttttttggaattggggttgtacatcCACACTAGAGACCccagaaagatgttttttatggTTAACAACCTATGAAACAGTCTGCCCATATGATCACAATTGAATGAGGCTGATCTTTCCAGCGtcagagtgtttttatttaatcctTGAATATTATTCCTATCATGGACTTGATGATAAACCGAAGTGTATTCCAGGAATATAAATAACATTTCCTGGAGTTGGATACGGCATTAAATCTGACTTTATTGACGCAGAGTTGATCATTTATGACAGAAGGCCTTCTTGGAAATCTCAAACAGCCTGTGAAGAATTGAACACAACTCTGCTTTTATACCTGTTAACAGAAGAAAACCAAACATGCATGCAatcctcagtttttttttgtttcatagcAAGCAGATCGATTTATCAGGCATGATAGGATTTAGTTATATTCCTTTTCGTTTTCACAAGGATGACACACACGCTATAATTATGGATTTTCATGCTCTTAATGTATgaatataaacatgttttacaaagcatttctgcatgttttatataAAAGAATCGGTTTGAAAGAAAAGATCCAAATCTGATCATCAACCAAAAAGTTACAACAGAAGCAAAAGAGACTTTTCCACAACACGATCTTCAGAGATCCCAGCGTGGTATTGAAGTAGAATGATATTTCTGCCTTACCTGTTAAGGTTACGTTGAGGTCATGTTGTTCCTGCAGCCTGGCTCCACAATGTCATCGTGACCCAGCAGCATGGTTTTACTCCTTTCTTATCACATGTGGTGGTTTATGTTGTCACTCTCACAGCTAAGGTGGCACATGCCTGACAGGTGCTCTTCTGAGAAATCACGCTCCAGTTTATTGAGTGCATGGGTCAAATGTGAGCCAGACTAAAAGACAGCACGGCGGACAAACAGACAGAATCACAGAGGATTGTTTTTACCTTAGATGTCGGTTATTTTTTCGGCATTACGTAAAATTCCAGGTGGGAGTTCAGTGCAGGTGagtgcatgtgcatgcatgcgGTGTCCTGTCAAGACCTTTGTAACCAGttcctctctgctgtgagaaACACTGACATCAACAACACGAGCAGGGCAAAGTTTCACCTTCTGTTTTGTAAGCTTTTGTGTAACAATGTGATTCGAGGCCAAGACTGAGAGCAGATTTGAACACAAACTTTAACTTCTGTCATGCACCACAAGGTTCAAACAGCCAGCTGAGTGTTTTCAGATAACTTTAATCTGGTAAAGTTTAACAGCTTCTTCTTCACATCAGAACACTGTAGCACAGGCACGCCCTGAGGCTTTGAGAgcttaactttattttttttatattgtacACTAATGAATGTAGAAGCAGCCAGCCTAACATCACGAAACTCTCTGATAATACCATTACTGTAACTGTGCTGTAGTGTGCTGACTGTCCTTCTGTGGACCTCCATAATATTCATTCTTTTAAAGGGCCGGTGTCAAAACCAGCATCTATTTTTAATGTCAGCAAAACCAAATTACTCATATTTGACCacagagatgggagagaccTTACCCTATCTATCTGTCGGTCTATCTTTCTGTCCCCTCATACATAgtgcaaccccaattccaaaaaagttggggcgctgtgtaaaatgtaaataaaaacagaaggcactgatttgcaaatctcataacccCATAATTTTTCACAGTAGAACatcaacaacatatcagatattgaaactgagatattttaatttcatgaaaaatattagctcattttgaatttgatgacagcaacacatctcaaaaaaatcgggacagggccatgtttaccattgtgtagcatcccttcttcttttaacaacagtctgggaGGTGAGGaaaccagttgctggagtttagTGAGAGAAATGTCAGCACCTGGattcttctattgtgaagccatgctgttgtgatggatgctgtATGGGGTCAAGCATGCTCCTGCTTAAATGTGCAATGTTTTGCCTGACAGAAACAGTGTGTGAATAGGAGGACATGTTGGTCTCAAACCTCTATAtaattttcagcattgatagggcatttccagatgtgtaagctgtccacACTGTAGGTACTAATGCAACCCaacaccatcagagatgcaggcttttcaaCTGTGCATCAAtgacaagctggatggtccctctcctctttagtctgcaggacacagcttCCATGacttccaaaaagaatttcacattttgaattaTGTTTTCCATTTCcctcattttaaatgagcttttaagTTCTTTATAGTGCAAGTTTGTAGAGATTTTTAGTCATCCTaggtgtctttttttctctcagggCCAAGCTTATTAAAGAATCAAATCaactaaatataaataaagttagcCAAGTCACTTGGTTTTTTACTGTTTCAAATGGGAAGACGCCATCTAAAAAGAGATACTGAAGTAGCAGTAGTAACAAAGGAGGATGGGATGAAGGGTCAgttaaaagtattcacattaATAAATAGAGAGCAGAAAAGAAAGACCAGCAAGCAGAGgagtataaatctgtttaattACATGAATTTAGCTGCATTAGTTGTTTACCTGATGTATCATTAACCCCTCCTGCTTACCCATGATGCATTTCCTGACATTTACCGTCCGTGTTCACACATCAGGTCATCCTGAATACAGCGGTACTGTTAGGAGGCTGGCAGGAAAATAGTCTTTGTAATGTCAGGTTGAAAAATTCAGTGATTTgccttcacacatgcagctgaaATATTTTACAACGTTTTTCATGAGCTATGTGCAAACATCAGAGCAACGAGAAGGAAATATTTCTTATACTTCGACTGTTGGCTTTTGGAGAAAAAGCCCAAACCCTTCACTGACTTCCTCTCTTACATCAGCTCCACACACACCTCTGCAGTGCTCAGAAACTTAAAGCCTGACAGGCGAGTCGTGCCAACAGCCGAGCGCTGTTTGAGAGAAAGGGTTCAGGAAACGGTCAATTGagaaaagcagtttttaaaaaggcataGCAGTGGAGCTGGTGAAATGTGATTTGTTGTTCTCACACTGAGCATCATTGTGGCACACTGCAACAAAAGGGTCATGTGGGTTTAGGAAAGAGAATTGTCACGCTGAtaaatgccacatttttctgttaaaaaaatcataataattgGCATGTGATGAGCGCTGAGTTAGAGTTCAACTGCACGCTCACTAAACCAAGACAATGTTCTTCACGGTGTGAGTCAACACAGCGGGGATCCAGCTAGTCCTTTCATATGTGATAAGGCCCCCCATGCTCACAGCTCCCCTGCTGCCTCACagacagctaacagctaacacgACTTCTCTGATGATC
The sequence above is a segment of the Cheilinus undulatus linkage group 9, ASM1832078v1, whole genome shotgun sequence genome. Coding sequences within it:
- the si:dkey-246g23.4 gene encoding monocarboxylate transporter 2 codes for the protein MKSSEKAQREKGVPEKPASVPDGGYAWFVLLACFLVFGLTFGVIKAFGVFYVEIHQYFETTATATSWITSIAVATIHIVAPVASALSAHLCHRSVVIVGGLISSLGVVFGSFSRNVIELYLTVGFLNGFGYALTWTPTVTMLGLYFEKRRPVANALASAGECILTFVLTPLFQLLIDSYSWRGALLILGGLQLHLCMCGVLLRPLKAPRDLISEVKAQEEGLSLELLPTEDAEGHIGSRLSVDHETSDALPDDLKEAPNKTQDSDMSRRGELRTKILRYVDYTLIANPRFMVYSMFGVFAALGFFAPALFLVPYARSRGMEEYQAAALVSISAVLDLFGRVFFGWVANLRLVKTVHQLTLSVILLGTVLLLCPLASSFPELVGFSTAYGLVYGATVAIHITVLAEVVGIHRLGSALGFFMLIRSSGGLLGPPIAGFFIDKLSDYGTGFLMAGVALIVSAMFLLLLHQMNLRVESSTNKNCNKSRAEAKEMDMT